The following coding sequences lie in one Brevibacterium marinum genomic window:
- a CDS encoding DUF4192 family protein: MQTKAKTAEDLIGIVPHTLGYVPQESLVAIIVGTDEHGLQTCATTLRVDFDLETAAHIVAEGGQWFSRLITGACTATGVFLVLYDPRYLNDPHDLNYPQDHGSDSLRSPGDHGRGADPSADVSSEEPDWDDEYPRVHRDLIRAAIDEIALSLGDCGIDTLSAWWVSEGRFGRIDDDGASSTGLEAASASACATELVAAGSSPAGSPQELVVGPVSAAEFADRRGHLDGEWLSIEDGFDVLSAIYPRLARLREGEDALDHGALAELMTLQTVMAIDSLLVEKWSRDAFEMILSFDHPNFTPEDMDRCRPGKLHLRAWKYAKSPQAAQHMVGLSPRAPRPRDVQLGIEFLKTYIPLGHPDVRAAAYAVIAWFEWSLGGSTMAEHYARAGLALDSENSMASLVLDAVEHGYLPRWLMSAHRDLG, translated from the coding sequence ATGCAGACGAAAGCGAAGACAGCAGAAGACCTCATCGGAATCGTCCCCCACACCCTTGGCTATGTGCCGCAGGAGAGTCTCGTGGCCATCATTGTGGGAACCGACGAACACGGTTTACAGACATGCGCCACGACGCTGCGGGTCGACTTCGACCTGGAGACTGCGGCCCATATCGTGGCGGAGGGCGGACAATGGTTCAGTCGGCTCATCACCGGAGCGTGCACCGCCACCGGCGTGTTCCTCGTCCTCTACGACCCCCGATATCTGAATGATCCTCACGACCTGAACTATCCCCAGGACCACGGCTCCGACTCCCTACGGTCCCCCGGCGACCACGGACGGGGCGCCGATCCTTCCGCCGACGTGTCTTCGGAAGAGCCTGACTGGGATGACGAATACCCGCGTGTCCACAGAGATCTCATCCGAGCGGCGATCGATGAGATCGCACTGTCGCTGGGAGACTGTGGGATCGACACGCTGAGCGCCTGGTGGGTCAGCGAAGGCCGATTCGGCCGCATCGACGACGATGGGGCGTCGAGCACGGGCCTCGAAGCCGCCTCGGCGTCGGCATGCGCAACCGAGCTCGTCGCGGCCGGGTCCTCTCCTGCGGGGTCACCGCAGGAGCTCGTCGTCGGGCCCGTATCGGCGGCGGAGTTCGCCGACAGAAGGGGTCACCTGGACGGTGAGTGGCTGAGCATCGAGGACGGCTTCGATGTGCTCTCGGCCATCTACCCGCGGCTGGCTCGACTGCGTGAGGGAGAGGACGCCCTTGACCACGGCGCCCTGGCCGAACTCATGACTCTGCAGACGGTCATGGCGATCGATTCCCTGCTGGTCGAGAAGTGGTCCCGAGACGCCTTCGAGATGATCCTCAGCTTCGATCACCCGAACTTCACGCCCGAAGACATGGACAGATGCCGACCGGGAAAGCTGCATCTGAGGGCGTGGAAGTACGCGAAGTCTCCGCAGGCGGCCCAACACATGGTAGGGCTGTCCCCGCGTGCACCCCGGCCCCGCGATGTTCAGTTGGGCATCGAGTTCCTCAAGACCTACATCCCCCTGGGCCATCCCGACGTTCGTGCCGCTGCATATGCTGTGATCGCCTGGTTCGAATGGTCGTTGGGCGGTTCCACGATGGCCGAGCACTACGCGCGGGCGGGGCTCGCACTCGACTCCGAGAACTCGATGGCCTCGCTGGTCCTGGACGCCGTCGAACACGGGTATCTCCCACGGTGGCTGATGTCGGCCCATCGGGATCTCGGCTGA
- a CDS encoding fused MFS/spermidine synthase → MAKRRIYTAPHSQVVDVSTGTAHLEKVDGEVDSYVLHVNGVPSSSITLGDPTRLDFEYLDWMSRIIDVQFAPGPLRAVHIGAAGCALARALHAQRPGSKQTAIDIDPVLLDYSRTWFDLPRSPALALRAGDGALEVEKFRPDTLDVLVRDAFDHDWVPPSLQTSEFVTTCARILKDSGVYIANVPDAGDHRTLRAELELLHSAFGHVAVAAEPGILKGRRRGNVVVIAAASALSTSELDRSLRTAPTMATFLTGNALRSRLGL, encoded by the coding sequence GTGGCGAAACGACGGATATACACAGCACCCCACTCACAAGTCGTCGATGTCTCGACCGGCACAGCGCATCTCGAGAAGGTCGATGGGGAGGTCGACAGCTATGTTCTGCACGTCAACGGGGTGCCGTCCTCGTCGATCACGCTGGGCGATCCGACCCGACTGGACTTCGAATACCTCGATTGGATGTCGAGGATCATCGATGTCCAATTCGCGCCCGGGCCGCTGCGAGCAGTCCATATCGGTGCCGCCGGCTGCGCGCTCGCTCGTGCCCTGCACGCCCAGCGCCCGGGTTCGAAGCAGACGGCCATCGACATCGACCCAGTCCTCCTCGACTACTCACGCACCTGGTTCGATCTGCCACGTTCGCCTGCGTTGGCGCTGCGTGCAGGAGACGGCGCGCTCGAAGTCGAGAAGTTCCGGCCCGATACTCTCGACGTCCTCGTCCGCGACGCCTTCGATCACGACTGGGTACCGCCTTCCCTGCAGACTTCCGAGTTCGTCACCACCTGCGCACGCATCCTCAAGGACTCGGGCGTCTACATCGCCAACGTCCCCGATGCCGGGGACCACCGCACCCTCAGAGCCGAGCTCGAGCTGCTGCATTCTGCCTTCGGTCATGTCGCTGTGGCGGCCGAACCAGGAATCCTCAAGGGCCGAAGGCGCGGGAACGTGGTCGTCATCGCCGCCGCCTCCGCGCTCTCCACCTCAGAGCTCGACCGGAGTCTGCGCACCGCACCGACCATGGCGACGTTCCTCACGGGGAACGCGCTGCGGTCGCGACTGGGACTGTGA